One Ovis aries strain OAR_USU_Benz2616 breed Rambouillet chromosome 24, ARS-UI_Ramb_v3.0, whole genome shotgun sequence genomic window, GGCTCAGGAGGGAGCATATGGCCTCAGTTAACTTTAGCCTCACAAATATCCTGTTCTGAGGACAAAGCAAGTGAAGAAGCCTCAGCAGCTATGTCCTTGGACAGCTACATCATGCCCCGTGCCTCCCAGACTGGTGTGGTCTCCAAAAAGGAGTATGATGCCAGGACCAGCCTCACAGTGAGGGGGTGAGCCCTCGTGCACCCAGGCCCCACGAGTGCTCAGGAAAAGGCAGTTCTAGGGGCCTTTATGTGGGTTCCCTTGAGTCTCAGTGATGGGCAGGCAGGTGCGGTGCTCTCTAAAGGTGTTCTCTGAGGCAGGTAGGGGAGGGCTGAAAGTACATATATTCTTCCTAAGCTAGGCCAGGCTGCAAGTATCTGCATGTATCCAAGAGAAAGTATCTGTTCCTCTGATTTGAACAAAGGCACTCTACGGACTGGCAGCACCTCAGCCATCTTGCAGGTGAACACTGTCACAGAGCAGTGAGGTGATTGGTTTTCCCCATGACCCCCAGTTGTGACATACGTTGTGGTGACTGCACCTTGGGTGGCAGCACCTCAGGTATGGAACAGCCATTTTGATGAGGGCTGTGCTGTGGACTGAAGACAGGCTGCTTCTACTCACAAAAGTGCACTTCTGGGCTGGCGGGGGGCAGTGTTGTTTCCTTGTGTAGAGAGtggtctccccaccccaccaaagTGGCTGCTTAGGTAGGGAGGTGTGGTAAGTGTCCGATGTTAAATGGCACCTTTCAGACCATTTCCAAAGAATGGGGAGAGGTGGTAAGAGACTCAGATTGTGTCTTGGAAGATGAATTGGTTATTAGGCTGGGGGTTATTAGGCTGGGCCGGGTGTCTTTAGCACTGCTGACGTTGGGGCTGGATGATTCTGGGGGAGGTTGTCTTCTGCACCGCAGCCATGTTTAGCATCGCCAGCTCCTGGTAGGTTGTCTCTCCACTAGAGGCCAGTTTCAGCTGAGTAGGGAGCCTAATTGGTTGAGATCCTGAGCCAGGTGGAGAGGTTTTTCATGCAGAAGAAAAAGTGCGGTTCATTTTGCTGTGCTGAGGTCACAGCAAGAACAAGACAGGGAAAGCTTCCTGGGACCCGCTGTTCCTAGTAGAGCAGTGGCCATGAGAAACAGAGCATTCCCAATTGGTGGTTGTGTGTCCTGGGCGCTGGGAACATTGAAGGACTGTATAGGGTGCCTGGGGAAGGTTTCTCTGAAGAGGGAAGAGGTGGTATCTGAATGCCCTTGGGTGCCTGGAGGCAGCAGCCATTCTAAGTGGCAGAGGGCAAGGCAAGAAAAAGTTTGATGTGGGAACATGGGGAGCATAGGAAACATGAGGAGCAATATGTCTTGATGCGAAGCAGGGAGAAGTGTGAAGGGAATGGAGGAGATTGTAGGTGGATGCAGATAAACCCGGAGGCTCATTCAGGGAGACAGAGTAAGGATGAGGGCCCCCCGCAtggccaggctgggggagggcagcGGAGGCCACCCCAACTCCAGCGAGgccccctttcctctcccctaGATGAGGCATTCGAGGCCCTGCGCATCGAGCCCTTCTCCAGCCCACCTGAGCTGCCGGACGTGATGAAGCCACAGGACTCAGGAAGCAGCGCCAACGAACAGGCTGTGCAGTGAGAGGCCTCCCCAAACTGTCCCCCCTTAATAAAAGATTTGGGCGTCCATCTGGTTGCTGCCTCTTTCTGCACCCTCTCCTGTGTCAGGCGTGCCCCTTCCTGGTGTGTGGCCCACCCtcagcctcttccagcccagccttctCAGCCTGGGGACAGAAAGGTCTTCCGCTTTGTTTCTTCAGGGCAGCACCCCCCTTGGGGGCAGGGGACACAGCCAGAAAGCAAAGGCAGCTCCTCTCCtagccctcccacccccaataaAGTTTGTAGACCCAATTCctgcatttctcatttttatttgacaGAAAAAGTTGCTCTTGctgtacagattttaaaaaaccaaaatgccTTTAAGAAACGTGAAGAAAAGTTGGGGGGAGGGGCCACAACCTCACTGGGAGGCCAAGAGGAGCCAACTGATTTCAACTCCCCTTCCTTCTGGGTGTAACTCACACAGGTCTGCTAGTTCCAAACCATCATCCCCCCCAGGAACTCGGGGTTCAAGGGGGGCAGTGCCTCCGAAGTCCTTTCTGAGTCAAAACCTGGGAGTCCCAAACCGTATCCTCCCCTCCCACAAATCCCATTCTCATTCCCAACCCACCCCAAACCCCCCAAAACATGTGAACCAGGAAAAACTCACAGAGATTAACATTtcacagaacaaagaaaaaaaggagggagggaaataaGGGAGCCCTCCCCAACGGGATGCTGCCAGGGTTGGGGGGGAGGGCAGACAAGGACCCCTTTCCCCCAGCTCTGTTGGGAAAAAAGGAGGGCACGCCCCGCAGCTCCAGAACTTGGGGCAGGATGGAATTCCCCTGAAAGGATTCACGGAGACCTGAAACAGAGGAGAGTCATCAACGCAGAGGCCCAGGCAGCCCCACGGCCCAGCCCCAGAGTGTGACAAGGACTCACCTTGAGGAGCGGTGCCGCACGGGGCGGGGGCTGGGCGTCTCCTTCCTGCGCTTGTGACCCGGGGAGCGGCTGTCCCCACGCTGGCTTCTCCGGGAACCCCGCTCGCTGCTGCTGCAATGGAGAACCGTCATGAGACCACACACAGCACACCACCAACACCTGGTACCCTGGAACCTGAAAACTTCATTCTGCAGGAATCAGCTGCTAGAGCGGGCTATCGCAGGAGAGCAGTGGCAACTGTACCTCTGCTGGTCCCGCGGCgagggctggggtgaggggcgGCGGCGCTCAGCAGGCGAGTAGCTGAGGGACCGGGAATCCCGGAGGGAGTCTATTGGCTTCCGGGGGCTGCGGGACCTGGGGATCAGAGCAGGTCGCCATAGTGCCTCACTCTTCCAAACTCAGCAGCCAACACTCAGgaccacctccaccccaccccaggtccTGACCGCCAAACCTCATACCACACAGGGCCAACCTCAGACCCACCTTCATCTGCTCACTCACCCATCCGCCCGCACACCATCCACCGAGTCCCCCAACAGGCGGGGCACGGGGTGCAGCGGGGGACGCAAAGATAAAGACAGTCCCTGCCCTTGGAGGGACTCAGTCTGATGGTGAAGGGAGGCCAAGGGAGGCTCGCTGTGCCCCATGTGTGGGAAGCAGCCCCACAGTTGTACACAGGATGTACACGGGGTCTGGGGACCCAGGGGAGGGAAGacaagggcagggcagggaaggggcagggcagTCTTCTCGAAGGTGCTGTTTGAGCGGAGTCTTGCAGAACGAGGAGTTCACCAGGCGGacaagggaattccaggcagGAGGAACAGCATGTCCAAAGGCATGGGGTTCTCCTTAGACTGCAAGGCGCTGTTGAGTGTGGCTGGAGCACAGGGCATGTGTGGGGGCGGGCAGGAGAGGAGAACACAGGGCAGGCAAGGCCAGTTGGTGAAGAGCCTCACACGCCATTCCCGCAGAGGTGGGGCTTTTTCCTGCAGGCCACAGGGCGTCCCGGAAGGATTTGTGGAGTGAAGGGAGTAACCAGATGTGCGGTTTTAGAAAGATCCCTCTGGCTACGTGTGGAAGAGAATGGCgtggaggcagggagacaggGAAGAGGCTGTGGACAGAGTCGGGAGAAGATGACGGTGGCCAGACCAGAGCCCTGGTAACAGTAACAGGCTGACTTAAAAACTAGAATCCCTCAGACCTGGGACCAGGTTGTATGTCACgggcagggagaggaaggaacCTAGGACTCCCCAGTTCTGGCTCACGCACCCGCTTGGATGGCGCAGCCCTCCGCCAGCACAGGGCACAAGAGGAgcaggcagggagaggagagCCCAACTCCTCCTGTACGAGCAGACACACCCAGGGTCACACCCCACCCTTGTGTCCAGCAAGGCAGCACTCACCTCCGCTCACCAGGGGGTGGCTTCTTGGGGCTTGCAGGTTTGGGCAAGGCCTGAGGGCCAGGCTtagcaggggagggggaggaagaagtagaggaggaggaggaggaggaggatgaggaggaggaagaggaggaggaggaagaggaggaggaggaggaggaggaagaggaggaggaggagctggaacTGGAGCTGCTAGAACGCCTCTTCCGCTTGGCTGGGGCTGGCTCCTGAGGACGGCCCTCTCGAACAGCCTCcttgggggctggggcagggctggggacccTGTGGGAGAATAAAGTGTCACGTGGAGACGAGCTGCCCCAGCCCCAACCCTACCTTCCTTGGCCTGGAGGAAcggcagtgggggaggggtgctgaGGAAGGCCCTGGGAGCTCTCCGAGCCGAGAGCTGAGCCTGAGCTGGGAGCCTGTGAGCGCATTCTCTGGAGAGCGTGGCCCCAGCCGACCCAACCTCTGCTAACACAAGCAACAGGCTGGGGCCCGCAGCAAAAGGGATCAAGGTTAAACCTCAAGAATGTCCCTGAAGGAGGAATAAGGCCCCTGGGCTCAGGTGTGGAAGCCGAGCTGGGTGGTCTCCGTCCACGGAGAGGAGAGCCGCAGCTTGGGGAGGCCACCGTGTGTGCGGgttggctgggggaggggccgtcctgcctggaggcagggagagggatAGGATGACCTCTGAAGATCCTTCCAGCCCAGGGAGTTCCTCTTGAGGTCTAACTGCCATCCCTCCTGCTGTAAAATTAAGTCCATTTCCTCTAGTTCTGTCCTCTGTAGAGACGGAAAACTTATCATTATCCTCTAGAGAATTAACCTTCGGAGACTTTTACCTGTCCCATCCCTCCCCCCGTTaacccccaccccagcattctcTTCTACCCCCAACTTAAGGGTCAGGGTCCCATACCTCCTCTCAAAGAGCAAAGAACCTCTGGACAGGGattctccctccccactcccaccaacCATCCCTGAAGCCTTCCCCGTACAAGACTTCTACGAGTCCCCTCACCTCTTCAGTGCTACCTCAGGTTGCGCAGGAAGGCTAGAGCCCTCCGAGTCACTAGAGCTggagccagaggaggaggaggaggaggacgaggacgaCGACGAGGACGACGAGGAGCTGGAGGACGAGGAGGACGAGGAACTCCGCCGCTCCTTGGCTGGCTGCAGGGCAGCCAGTGTGGAAGGCTGCTGGGCCCCCGCACAGGCGGGTGGTTCCCCGCCCTCTGAGTGGGACACCTCGGGGACAGGGCCAGAGAGCATGCCATTGTGGTCACCAGCAGAGGACGTGGTCTTTGCCACCGTCCCGGAGGAAAGGGACTGAGACCCCGCTACAGGGGTGGTCTGGGCAAGCAAAGATCGAGATTGGTCAGAAAAAGCAGATGGCACAGGGGACCTAGGCCGATCCTGAGCTGGAGGAAGAGCAGACTGTGAGGGAGCCTGGACCATTCTAGAAGCAGGAGAGGGAGCCCGCTCAGAGGTCACTCTAGACTGGCTTGGGGCAGATGGCGGGGTTCTGGAGCCTGGGCCCCCTGGTGGGGTTCTGGACCTGGCTCGGTCAAGGAGTGGTGGTGAGGTTCTCCCACTAACACGCTCATAAGCAGAGAGGGGCACCCTGGGGCTGGTGAGGTTTGCACCAGACAAGGCTGGAGCCATTCTAGCACTAGTGAGGTTTGCAGGGGCCAAGGCTGGAGGGGTTCTTGAGCTGGCGATATTCACAGGTGCTGTGGCATGTGCAGACCTAGGACCCaccaggtttgcaggggctggagCCTGGGGTGCTCTGGAGCTGGACGGATAGTTTGCAGCAGTTGGAGCTGTGCCAGAACCCGTGAGACTCAGAGCTGCCAAAGCAGCGGGGGTTCTGGCTCCTGCTAGGTTCACAGCTGGGGCTGTGGGAGTACGAGGGTCAGCGAGGTTCACAGCCGAAGGTGCCACCGCTGTTCTGGGGCTGGCCAAGTTcatggctgctgctgcagctggtgTTCTGGAGTCAGCCAGGTTGACTGCTGAGGGGAGGGCAGGTGTCCTGGCACTGGCCAGGTTCATGGCTGCTGCAGAGGCTGCAGGGATCCTGCTGGCAAGACTGGCCGCAGGGGCCGTTCGGAGACTCATGAGAGGCACTGGAGCTGGAACCTGGGACATTCTCGCAGCAAGGCCAGCTGCagacatggacggaggaggccgAGCGGTGCCAAGGCTGATGGCCGTCAGAGCAAGTGCAATTCTTGACTGAGCATGGTTTTCAGGTACAGATGCTCTTGGGTGATCAGGAATTCGGGGACCTGGACCATCCATCATGGAACCGCCAGCTTGCTGCAGGACAGACATGGGTGTTCTGGAGCTGCCGAGGGGCTCAAGTACTCCAGGTGACCTACAGCGGTCAAGAGGAGTTGGTGACATGCTAGGACGGCTGAAGCAGCCCATTCTGGAGCTATTGAGAGCTACAGGAGGTGTCCGAGAACCAGAATGGTTTCTTGTTGCTGGAGGAGTAGCAGAACGTGATCGATCGGAACTGCTTCCAGAGGCAGAACGTCTGCGGATGGCCGGAGGAGATCTTGTTAAGGACCGTTTGCCCCGAGTTGTTCGTGGAGTACGGGATCGGGAACGGCGGCGAATAGCAAGTGGCGAGCGACTTCGAGAGCGCTTGCGTGGCAGCAATGGGGTTCGAGACCTGGAGCGGCGCCGAATAGCTGGAGGAGTTCGGGACCTAGATCGGCGGCGTGTCACTGGAGAGGTTCGAGAGCGAGACCTCCTTCGAGTTACTGGAGAAGTGCGAGATCGTGATCTCCTTCGGGTGACTGGGGATGTTCTGGATCTCGATCTCCTGCGAGTGATAGGGGAGGTTCGGCTTCGAGATCGCCTTCTGGTTACTGGTGGAGTCCTAGATCTGGACCTTCTTCGAGTCACTGGTGGCGTTCTAGAACGAGAGCGCCGGCGGGTCGGTGTCCTGGACCTTGAACGTCGGCGGGTTACTGGTGGTGTTCTGGACCTAGATCGCCTTCGACTCACAGGCGAAGCTCTTGATCGGGATCTTCGTCTAGTCACTGATGTCCGAGACCTGGATCGTCTCCGACTGACTGGTGAGGTCCGAGACCTGGACCTCCGTCGGCTAACCAGGGGTGTTCTGGACCTGGATCGCCGGTGGGTAGCTGGAGAAGCCCGAGACCTGGAGCGTTTCCACGGTGCTGGTGATGTGCGTGAGCGGGAACGCTTCCGACTGGTTGGGGGCGTCCGAGAGCGACCTCTGCGACGTCGAGAGGAggttctggaactctcctgccgAGCAGGAGATCTTGAATGGTAACCAGAGCCTCCCCTCCGACGGCGAGTAACCCGAGACCTCGACCGGCTCCGCTGTCTTCTCCGAGAGGTTGACTGAGATGATCCAGACCTATCCCGACGTCGGGTGGCCCTGGTTTTCTCCCTCCTCGAGCGGGAACGGGACCTCTGGAGCCCACGAGGCTTTGGTGAAGGAGAACGGCCTCTCCTTGAAGCTGTCTTAGTGCGTGGAGAGGATGCTGAACGCCGCCGGCGTGAGGATCTCGACTTTTCAGCTGGCTCTGGGGAAGATACTGAGGGACTTCTTCGGCGTCTTGGGGGCGTTCTAGAGCGGGTCTCTGGTGAAGATGACGCAGAACGGCTCCTACGGGAGAGCCGGGCCTTCCTAGTCACCTCAGGAGATGACCGGGAGCTGCGACGGCGCGGCGGAGTACGAGACTTAGTCTTGGGCTCTGGTGATGACCGAGAGCTTCTTCTAGCAGTTCTGGATTTGGGAGGATGTTCTGGAGAGGACTCAGAACTGCTGCTTCCTTCAGGAGAAGGCCCTCTGCCTTTGCTTGATGAACCTGATCTGCTTCGTCTTGGAAGGACTCGAGGGGCAGGAGCCTTGGGTTCAGGAGAGGAATCAGAACCACTCTGTGCCCTGGGTGCTGCTCTTGGCTTCTCTTTAACCTCAGGGGATGAGCCAGACCTACTACGCCGAGGAGAAGGCCGGGATTTGCTGTCCACCTCCGGAGAAGATCCAGAGTGACTCCTCTGCCTGAGTGGCATTCGTGTATTAGCTTTAGAATCTGGAGAAGAGTCTGACTCACTTCTCTCCTGAGGGGATGCACTGGGTTTCCCATCGAGTTCCTGAGAAGATCCAGACCGACGTCTCTGCCCAAGAGGTGTCCTAGCCACAGTCTTCTGTTCAACTGATGACTCTGAcccacttctctctctctggggGGTAAGACACTTATTGTTGAGCTCCGGGGAAGATGGAGAACGACTCCTTGGCCTAGGGGTCTGAGGCAAAGCTTTTGGTTCTGGAGAGGAATCACATTCACTTCTCCCCCTGGATGGTGTTCTAGGTATATCTTTCATTCCGGGAGATGACCCAGATAGGCTGTGCCTGGAGGGAGTCCCAGATCCATCTCTAAGTCCTGGGGAAGACCCAGACCTGCTTCTCCTTGAGGGAGTTCTGGGTAAGCCATCTTTCAGTTCAGGAGAAGACGCAGAACTACTTCTTTCCCTTGAAGGGGTTCTGGGTATAGCTTCAAGCACTGGTGAAGACACACTCTGGTTTGAAGACATTCCTGCTTTTTCCACCACATCTGGGGATAACTCAGAGCTGCTGTGTCTGGAGGACCTTGTTGATTGTTCTTTCACATCTAGAGATGGATCTGTCTCTAGCTGATTAGGAAAAGGTCCATTCAAATCTTTACCCTCAGGAGAAAATCCAGTATTCATTTCTGCAACAGGGCCTCCTGAGTTTCTAAATTCTAAAGGTGATCCAAAGCTATTCTCCCTGGGGGGAGAGTTTGACAGTTCTTTATGTTCTGGAGAAAAGTGTGGCCCGCTCCAAGCTGGGGCCATTGCAGGGACTTCTTCCGAAGAAGCCTGCAACTGGCTTTGGTCAAGAGTCAAAGGTACAGCAGGCATTTCTATTTCTGGAGATGATTCAACATTACTTCCAGCAATCTCTTTAAGTTCTGGAGACAAATGCGGCAGGACTTGGTTTGATGATTCTTCAGATTTCTCTACTACCTCCATTAATTCTTCATCTTGGCTTGGCTTAACTAATGTAGAACTTTGGTCTTTTGTATCTGGAGATGACCTAACACCACCTTTTTCCCTTGATGGAGTTCTAGGGGTATCTCTGAGTACTGGTGAGGACTCAGGCCTATTCTGCACTGGAGGAGGACTCAATTTGTCTCTTGGTCTTGGAGGTGATGCACTAACATCCTCTTGCAGGAATAAGccagttttttcttttgattcGGAAGGCTCTAATCTGCTCTGTCCCAGAAGAGATTTAGAGTCTATGGCAGGATATGAGAAAGAGTCGGACTGGGACCTGCTCTGTTCTGGAGATATTTCAGACTTCAGCCTAGGACTTGCTGACAATTCACCTCTTGTTGGAGATCTGGGTGCCAGCTCAGCGACTGGAGATGAGGGCCTAGAGCAGCTGCCCTTAGGAGGTGTTTGAGATTTGCTCTGCAGATATGGAGATTCAGAATGACTTGGTCTCATTTCTGGGCTTGAAGTACCAGATCTGGAGTCTGGTGAAGTTGGAGATTGTCCTTTCTGTTGCAGAAATGAGGGTGGCGTGCTAGACTTGCCTCCTGGACAGAGGGAGAAGGATTCAGAGCAACTTTGTGCTAGTGAATCTTTAGACTTCTCTTGGGAACATGGGGACTTTGATCCAAGATTATGCCCTGGTGGAGTCTGGGGCTTTGCTTTGGGGCACGGCGAAGTAGACCCTGAGTGACTCTGTCTTGGTGGTGTCCCAGGTTTCACTTTGGTATCTGGAGAGGAAGATCTAGAATGACTGTGTCTTTGCAACAATCTAGATTCTGTCTTAGAGCATGGAGACACTGATCTGCTTTGCCTTGGAGGTGTTTTAGATGTCATCCTACTAGGACTTGGAGAAGAGAAGCCAGAATGGCTTTGGACTGGTGATGTTATTGCCTTCACTTTGGGTTGTGGAGATGACGACCCAGATCGGCTCCGTCTTGGAGGTGTGCCAGATTTCACCCTAGAAGGAGAAGACCCAGAGCAACTGTGTCTTGAAGGGGTCCTAGACTTCACCTCAGGGTCAGGTGATGATTCAGAACGGCTCCGTCTCTGTGGCGTTGCAGACTCTTCATTTACCTGGGGACTTGTTACGGACCCTTGCCTTGGTGGTGTTCCAGACTTTGCTTTAGGTTGAGGAGATGAACTGGAATGACTTTGCCTTGATGGTGTTTTAGATTTCTGATTACCAGGCGGAGAAGAACCAGAGCGACTTCGTCTCAGTGGCGTTCTAGATTTAGCTTTGCGTTGGGATGATCCAGAACGACTGCGCCTTGGTGGTGTCTGAGACTTTTGTTTTGGGCATGGAGAGGACTCTGAAAGGCTTCGCCTCACAGACAAACGGGATTTTGCTTTGGACCTTGGTGAAGAGAGAGACCTGCTCCGCCTAGAAGAAAGCCGCGATTTCTTCATTTCTGGACTTGAGTTGGACCTGCTCCTTCTCTGGGATGTGCGGGATTTGTTCTTCCGCTCTGATGATGAGCCAGACCTGCCCCTTCTTTGTGGTGTTCTAGAGTGAGATCTTCCCCGTCTAACTAGGCTTCTACTACGGGATCTTCCCCGTCTTGCTGGTGTCCTAGACTGAGATCTCCCTCTCCTGTTTGGGGTTCTAGAGCGTGACCGGCCACTTCGTCTAGTTGGTGTTCTAGAGCGTGACCGCCCACTTCGTCTTGCTGGTGTTCTAGAGCGTGAGCGCCCACGCCTGGCTGGGGTTCTGGAACGTGACCTGCCACTTCTCCTGGCTGGTGATCTACTACGAGACCTCCGTCGTACAGGTGATCGGGTCCTAGATCTGCGCCTTGCAGGTGTTCTAGACCGAGACCTGCCTCTCCGGGCAGGTGTTCTAGATCGTGACCTCCGCCTGGCAGGTGTTCTAGATCGTGACCTCCGCCTCGCGGGTGTTCTAGACCGAGACCTGCCTCTCCGGGCAGGTGTTCTAGAACGAGATCTACCCCTAGTTGCAGGGGATCTAGAGTGTGACCTGCCTCGTCTTGCTGATCTAGACCTGCCTCTTCTCTGTGTATTTCTGCTCCTGGACCAGCCTGGTCGCTGAGGAGACCTAGAGCGGCCACGTCGCTGGGGGCTTCTAGATCGTCCCCACCTCTGTGCAGAACGTGACCTACGCCACTGAGGTGACCGGGACCGAGAATGACCTCTCTTGGTAGGGGTTCGAGACCGAGACCGCCCCCTCTTATTGGTGGTAGGACTACGGGACCTCCCCACCCTACGGGAAGGAGTATGAGAATGTGACTTAGCCCGTTTTGCTCGGCCATGAGAGCGACTCTTGGATGCAGGAGAGGAACTCTCTCGGCGGGACCCAGGAGCTGGTGCCGGTTTAGGGCTTTCAGGGGAAGAGCTGGCATGCCGAGAAACTTTGGTAGGTTGAGGGGATGGTGGGCAGCTCTCTGAAGAAGATTGgggaggtttctcaggagacttaGGTGGTGAATGACCCTGGGCTGGAGAAGCCTCAGAAGGGGGGTTCACTGGCTCCTGACTTAAGGGGGTTGTTGCAAGGGGTTGTGGGGAGCCGCCATGTTGCTCAGCAAGGAGC contains:
- the SRRM2 gene encoding serine/arginine repetitive matrix protein 2 isoform X9, translated to MLLEKDVNPGGKEENPGQRPAVTETHQLAELNEKKNERLRAAFGISDSYVDGSSFDPQRRAREAKQPAPEPPKPYSLVRESSSSRSPTPKQKKKKKKKDRGRRSESSSPRRERKKSSKKKKHRSESESKKRKHRSPTPKSKRKSKDKKRKRSRSTTPAPKSRRAHRSTSADSASSSDTSRSRSRSAAAKTHTTALAGQSPSPALGHRGEGDVPPREPGTTSIGQPSPEPSTKQPSSPSEDKDKKEKSAVRPSPSPERSNTGPEPPAPTLLLAEQHGGSPQPLATTPLSQEPVNPPSEASPAQGHSPPKSPEKPPQSSSESCPPSPQPTKVSRHASSSPESPKPAPAPGSRRESSSPASKSRSHGRAKRAKSHSHTPSRRVGRSRSPTTNKRGRSRSRTPTKRGHSRSRSPQWRRSRSAQRWGRSRSPQRRGRSRSPQRPGWSRSRNTQRRGRSRSARRGRSHSRSPATRGRSRSRTPARRGRSRSRTPARRRSRSRTPARRRSRSRTPARRGRSRSRTPARRRSRTRSPVRRRSRSRSPARRSGRSRSRTPARRGRSRSRTPARRSGRSRSRTPTRRSGRSRSRTPNRRGRSQSRTPARRGRSRSRSLVRRGRSHSRTPQRRGRSGSSSERKNKSRTSQRRSRSNSSPEMKKSRLSSRRSRSLSSPRSKAKSRLSVRRSLSESSPCPKQKSQTPPRRSRSGSSQRKAKSRTPLRRSRSGSSPPGNQKSKTPSRQSHSSSSPQPKAKSGTPPRQGSVTSPQVNEESATPQRRSRSESSPDPEVKSRTPSRHSCSGSSPSRVKSGTPPRRSRSGSSSPQPKVKAITSPVQSHSGFSSPSPSRMTSKTPPRQSRSVSPCSKTESRLLQRHSHSRSSSPDTKVKPGTPPRQSHSGSTSPCPKAKPQTPPGHNLGSKSPCSQEKSKDSLAQSCSESFSLCPGGKSSTPPSFLQQKGQSPTSPDSRSGTSSPEMRPSHSESPYLQSKSQTPPKGSCSRPSSPVAELAPRSPTRGELSASPRLKSEISPEQSRSQSDSFSYPAIDSKSLLGQSRLEPSESKEKTGLFLQEDVSASPPRPRDKLSPPPVQNRPESSPVLRDTPRTPSREKGGVRSSPDTKDQSSTLVKPSQDEELMEVVEKSEESSNQVLPHLSPELKEIAGSNVESSPEIEMPAVPLTLDQSQLQASSEEVPAMAPAWSGPHFSPEHKELSNSPPRENSFGSPLEFRNSGGPVAEMNTGFSPEGKDLNGPFPNQLETDPSLDVKEQSTRSSRHSSSELSPDVVEKAGMSSNQSVSSPVLEAIPRTPSRERSSSASSPELKDGLPRTPSRRSRSGSSPGLRDGSGTPSRHSLSGSSPGMKDIPRTPSRGRSECDSSPEPKALPQTPRPRSRSPSSPELNNKCLTPQRERSGSESSVEQKTVARTPLGQRRRSGSSQELDGKPSASPQERSESDSSPDSKANTRMPLRQRSHSGSSPEVDSKSRPSPRRSRSGSSPEVKEKPRAAPRAQSGSDSSPEPKAPAPRVLPRRSRSGSSSKGRGPSPEGSSSSESSPEHPPKSRTARRSSRSSPEPKTKSRTPPRRRSSRSSPEVTRKARLSRRSRSASSSPETRSRTPPRRRRSPSVSSPEPAEKSRSSRRRRSASSPRTKTASRRGRSPSPKPRGLQRSRSRSRREKTRATRRRDRSGSSQSTSRRRQRSRSRSRVTRRRRGGSGYHSRSPARQESSRTSSRRRRGRSRTPPTSRKRSRSRTSPAPWKRSRSRASPATHRRSRSRTPLVSRRRSRSRTSPVSRRRSRSRTSVTRRRSRSRASPVSRRRSRSRTPPVTRRRSRSRTPTRRRSRSRTPPVTRRRSRSRTPPVTRRRSRSRTSPITRRRSRSRTSPVTRRRSRSRTSPVTRRRSRSRTSPVTRRRSRSRTPPAIRRRSRSRTPLLPRKRSRSRSPLAIRRRSRSRTPRTTRGKRSLTRSPPAIRRRSASGSSSDRSRSATPPATRNHSGSRTPPVALNSSRMGCFSRPSMSPTPLDRCRSPGVLEPLGSSRTPMSVLQQAGGSMMDGPGPRIPDHPRASVPENHAQSRIALALTAISLGTARPPPSMSAAGLAARMSQVPAPVPLMSLRTAPAASLASRIPAASAAAMNLASARTPALPSAVNLADSRTPAAAAAMNLASPRTAVAPSAVNLADPRTPTAPAVNLAGARTPAALAALSLTGSGTAPTAANYPSSSRAPQAPAPANLVGPRSAHATAPVNIASSRTPPALAPANLTSARMAPALSGANLTSPRVPLSAYERVSGRTSPPLLDRARSRTPPGGPGSRTPPSAPSQSRVTSERAPSPASRMVQAPSQSALPPAQDRPRSPVPSAFSDQSRSLLAQTTPVAGSQSLSSGTVAKTTSSAGDHNGMLSGPVPEVSHSEGGEPPACAGAQQPSTLAALQPAKERRSSSSSSSSSSSSSSSSSSSSSSSSSGSSSSDSEGSSLPAQPEVALKRVPSPAPAPKEAVREGRPQEPAPAKRKRRSSSSSSSSSSSSSSSSSSSSSSSSSSSSSSSSSSSSSTSSSPSPAKPGPQALPKPASPKKPPPGERRSRSPRKPIDSLRDSRSLSYSPAERRRPSPQPSPRDQQSSSERGSRRSQRGDSRSPGHKRRKETPSPRPVRHRSSRSP